Proteins co-encoded in one Symmachiella macrocystis genomic window:
- the hypB gene encoding hydrogenase nickel incorporation protein HypB encodes MTTTRKLTVNQDIQAQNKRRAAELRSAFSDRGTFVVNLVSSPGAGKTSLLEATAKYWGNRRRIAVLVGDLATDRDADRLRPYVPVEQLTTGGACHLELSLVERGLQRLPDEDYEFLFIENIGNLVCPASHDLAEHLRVVVLSTTEGDDKPGKYPKMFRTSQAMVISKCDLLPHVPFSVDAAITDASLIQRDLSTFPVCSTTGEGIAAWCGFLDDARQRMRNVAGRHQEHVGN; translated from the coding sequence ATGACGACGACGCGCAAGCTAACCGTCAATCAAGACATCCAAGCCCAAAATAAACGCCGTGCTGCCGAATTGCGTTCGGCATTTTCGGATCGTGGCACGTTCGTCGTCAACTTGGTGTCGTCACCCGGAGCGGGTAAAACGAGCCTGTTGGAAGCGACTGCAAAATACTGGGGCAACCGGCGAAGAATCGCGGTACTCGTTGGTGATCTGGCCACCGATCGCGATGCCGATCGATTGCGGCCGTACGTCCCTGTCGAACAATTGACAACGGGCGGTGCCTGTCACTTGGAGTTATCGCTCGTCGAACGTGGTCTTCAGCGACTTCCCGATGAAGACTACGAGTTCCTCTTCATTGAAAACATCGGGAATCTGGTCTGCCCTGCGTCCCACGATCTTGCCGAACATCTGAGGGTGGTGGTGTTAAGCACCACCGAAGGGGATGACAAGCCAGGCAAATATCCCAAGATGTTTCGCACCAGCCAAGCAATGGTGATCAGCAAGTGCGACCTGCTGCCTCACGTTCCGTTTTCGGTGGACGCAGCCATTACTGATGCCAGCTTGATTCAACGAGACCTTTCCACATTTCCTGTTTGTTCCACCACCGGCGAAGGAATCGCGGCATGGTGCGGATTTCTCGATGACGCGCGACAGCGCATGCGGAACGTTGCTGGTAGACATCAGGAGCATGTCGGAAATTGA
- the hypF gene encoding carbamoyltransferase HypF: MKETSSTPRSETTIATRLLLQGSVQGVGVRPAIMKLASELKLCGFVANEMRGVEIYIEGSGIEIDEFADRLQAELPRGARFGNLTRMHSAVIGLQQFEIRTVKSTGAVATLVPHDMAVCEQCNDEVTHALDRRAGYAFTSCTNCGPRYSIIHTMPYERSQTSMGQFDLCEPCRSEFEGANDRRFHAQTNACADCGPTVCCGETTEQGKSAITAAAIELKNGGIVALKGLGGYQLLCDATSETAVRRLRDRKHRRTKPLPVMISAPSRPEEFPAALFDASNPIVLVPFDLVGNLAESVHANFNTVAVMLPTTPLHRLLLRECGRPLVVTSGNIESEPLAYENDDATESLHGVADLFLHHNRRIVRPIDDSVVQTCGNRTVSIRAARGIAPLPLALQTDRSILAVGGHQKVAVALSNKKQAVLGPHIGDLDSLAARERFVSHTRSLIDLYGCNPEVIVHDLHPDYFTTRWAEEQPQPTIAVQHHHAHIVSGILEHAWLDRKVLGIAFDGTGYGPDGTIWGGEFLLATATQFHRVGHLRPFTLPGGELSVRQPWRVALSLLTETLGSAAAIELLHGEAETSQLQALAKLIERRQAGPMTTSAGRLFDGVAALLLPLADVSFAGEPAMRLESICDDSEPASYSFSVTEIDEVVSLDWRPVLAEIVGDLTQGVEIGAIAMRFHRAIARAIANLAKKYAELPIILSGGCFQNRLLTELVLEQFAGGPQTVGLPGTIPPGDGGLAAGQLAIAAARLATGHLEQGLPSCV, translated from the coding sequence TTGAAAGAAACGTCATCCACTCCGCGGTCTGAGACAACCATCGCTACCCGACTCTTGCTGCAGGGAAGCGTGCAAGGAGTCGGCGTCCGTCCTGCAATCATGAAATTGGCGTCGGAACTCAAATTGTGTGGATTTGTTGCGAATGAGATGCGTGGTGTGGAAATCTACATCGAAGGCAGTGGAATTGAAATCGATGAATTCGCGGATCGGCTACAGGCCGAATTGCCACGGGGCGCAAGATTTGGAAATTTGACCCGCATGCACTCAGCGGTAATCGGTTTACAACAGTTCGAGATTCGGACGGTCAAATCAACGGGTGCTGTGGCGACGTTGGTTCCGCACGACATGGCCGTTTGTGAACAATGCAATGATGAGGTAACCCATGCTCTAGACCGCCGTGCAGGATACGCGTTCACTAGTTGCACAAACTGTGGGCCGCGTTATTCCATCATCCATACCATGCCCTACGAAAGATCGCAGACGTCGATGGGTCAATTCGACCTCTGCGAACCATGTAGGTCGGAATTCGAAGGTGCCAATGATCGGCGATTCCACGCGCAAACAAACGCTTGTGCCGACTGTGGACCGACGGTCTGTTGTGGAGAAACGACAGAGCAAGGAAAGTCCGCAATCACTGCGGCTGCCATTGAATTGAAAAACGGAGGCATCGTCGCGTTGAAGGGTCTTGGTGGTTATCAGTTGCTTTGCGATGCCACAAGTGAAACAGCCGTCCGCAGGCTGCGCGATCGCAAACACCGTCGTACGAAGCCACTACCGGTCATGATCAGCGCTCCGAGCCGGCCCGAGGAATTCCCCGCAGCGCTCTTTGACGCATCCAACCCCATCGTGCTAGTGCCGTTCGATTTGGTTGGTAATCTTGCAGAATCTGTACATGCTAATTTCAATACCGTTGCCGTGATGTTACCCACAACGCCCCTACACCGACTGTTGTTGCGGGAATGCGGCCGTCCGCTGGTCGTGACCAGCGGCAACATCGAAAGCGAACCGTTGGCCTACGAAAACGACGACGCAACTGAATCATTGCACGGCGTTGCCGATCTTTTTCTGCATCACAACCGTCGTATCGTCCGTCCTATTGATGATAGTGTGGTGCAGACTTGCGGCAATCGGACGGTGAGCATCCGCGCCGCACGAGGGATCGCCCCCTTGCCATTGGCTTTACAGACCGACCGCTCGATTCTGGCGGTCGGCGGACATCAAAAGGTCGCCGTTGCATTGTCCAATAAAAAACAGGCTGTACTGGGTCCGCATATTGGTGATCTAGACAGTTTAGCGGCGCGAGAGCGATTCGTGAGTCACACGAGATCACTGATCGATTTATACGGCTGCAATCCTGAAGTCATCGTCCACGATCTGCATCCCGATTACTTTACAACACGTTGGGCCGAAGAACAGCCACAGCCAACGATTGCTGTGCAACATCATCATGCGCACATTGTGTCAGGCATTCTCGAACATGCCTGGCTTGACCGGAAGGTACTCGGTATCGCGTTTGATGGCACGGGATACGGACCTGATGGCACAATTTGGGGTGGTGAGTTTTTACTCGCAACCGCAACCCAATTCCATCGCGTCGGCCATCTGCGACCGTTCACATTGCCCGGAGGTGAGCTTTCGGTACGGCAGCCGTGGCGGGTAGCGTTATCGCTGCTGACGGAGACCCTGGGCAGCGCCGCTGCAATTGAGTTGTTACACGGCGAGGCTGAGACATCGCAATTGCAGGCGCTTGCCAAACTCATTGAACGCCGTCAGGCAGGTCCAATGACAACGAGCGCCGGTCGACTGTTCGACGGTGTCGCAGCATTATTGTTACCTTTAGCAGACGTATCATTTGCAGGCGAACCGGCGATGAGATTGGAATCCATTTGCGACGATTCCGAGCCGGCGAGCTATTCGTTCTCAGTTACCGAAATAGACGAAGTGGTGTCGCTAGACTGGCGGCCGGTGCTGGCTGAAATCGTTGGCGACCTGACTCAGGGTGTCGAAATTGGGGCAATAGCGATGCGGTTTCATCGTGCGATAGCGCGAGCGATTGCGAATCTTGCCAAGAAATATGCGGAATTACCAATCATACTATCCGGTGGATGTTTCCAGAATCGTCTTTTGACAGAATTGGTCCTTGAGCAATTTGCGGGCGGCCCGCAAACCGTCGGGCTTCCCGGTACAATCCCGCCGGGCGACGGAGGACTGGCGGCGGGGCAATTGGCGATTGCTGCGGCGAGATTGGCAACGGGACATTTAGAACAAGGGCTGCCCTCATGTGTCTAG
- the hypE gene encoding hydrogenase expression/formation protein HypE — MSDPAWQMYCPIPLDENGARITLAHGEGARLTRRLIEEHIQPTFDCPELANLPDAAHIVTDTRRLAVTTDCFVVSPLFFPGGDIGSLAVHGAVNDLAVSGARPRWLTLSLIIEEGLPLAVLDCILKSVANTAKKCCVSVVTGDTKVVPCGTADGLFLNTTAIGELVDPVPPGPQSIQTGDRLIVSGPVGRHGIAVLCAREELEFDPPPSSDSASLIDSVTALRQAVGPNVRAIRDATRGGVSAVLHEWAAACDLTMCLREADIPTSNDIRGACELLGLDPLHVANEGTFVAAIAAEAADDAVKALQLQPQTQHATIIGEATDRQIAPVTIYRTLGREQPLDEPAGAALPRIC, encoded by the coding sequence ATGAGTGATCCTGCCTGGCAAATGTATTGTCCGATACCGCTTGATGAAAACGGCGCACGCATCACGCTGGCTCATGGGGAAGGTGCGCGATTGACGCGCCGATTAATCGAGGAGCATATACAACCCACCTTCGACTGTCCCGAATTGGCGAACCTTCCCGACGCGGCGCACATCGTGACGGACACCCGCCGCTTGGCCGTGACAACCGATTGTTTTGTCGTCTCGCCATTATTTTTTCCTGGTGGCGATATCGGTTCGCTTGCGGTGCACGGGGCAGTCAACGACCTTGCGGTTTCCGGTGCGCGACCGCGTTGGTTAACGCTCTCGCTGATCATCGAAGAAGGTCTGCCACTAGCGGTGTTAGACTGCATTCTCAAAAGTGTCGCTAACACCGCAAAAAAATGTTGCGTCTCGGTAGTTACGGGTGATACCAAAGTTGTTCCCTGTGGGACCGCCGACGGTCTGTTTCTCAACACAACGGCTATTGGAGAACTCGTCGATCCTGTACCACCAGGTCCACAGTCGATCCAAACCGGTGATCGACTCATCGTTTCCGGACCAGTCGGTCGACATGGCATTGCAGTACTGTGCGCCCGAGAAGAACTTGAGTTCGATCCGCCCCCTTCTAGCGATTCCGCTTCGCTGATCGATTCCGTTACCGCTCTGCGTCAAGCAGTCGGTCCCAACGTTCGAGCCATCCGCGATGCCACCCGCGGCGGTGTTTCGGCAGTGCTGCACGAATGGGCCGCTGCTTGCGATTTGACAATGTGTCTTCGCGAAGCTGATATTCCCACAAGCAACGACATCCGTGGGGCTTGTGAGCTACTTGGGCTTGATCCATTACACGTCGCCAATGAAGGAACGTTCGTAGCCGCCATCGCAGCGGAGGCGGCAGATGATGCCGTTAAAGCGTTGCAGTTACAACCTCAAACCCAGCATGCCACCATCATCGGCGAGGCGACAGACCGTCAAATCGCCCCCGTGACGATTTATCGCACGTTGGGTCGCGAGCAGCCTCTCGACGAACCCGCCGGTGCCGCATTGCCGCGAATTTGTTGA
- a CDS encoding HypC/HybG/HupF family hydrogenase formation chaperone gives MCLGVPGLIIRWIDRDPTFGKAEVEFEGIRRVCHMACVPEAEEGDYVVVHAGIAISRVDAREAQQLIAELKRLGLPDEFSETTDSLPPISKRDSP, from the coding sequence ATGTGTCTAGGCGTTCCCGGACTCATCATACGTTGGATCGATCGCGATCCGACGTTCGGTAAAGCGGAAGTCGAATTCGAAGGTATCCGCCGCGTTTGTCATATGGCCTGTGTCCCCGAGGCAGAGGAGGGTGACTATGTCGTCGTGCATGCAGGGATCGCCATCAGCCGCGTTGACGCCCGGGAAGCCCAGCAACTGATTGCGGAACTCAAGCGATTGGGCCTACCCGATGAGTTTTCGGAGACGACCGACTCACTTCCACCAATATCAAAAAGGGACTCGCCGTGA
- a CDS encoding V-type ATP synthase subunit A — protein MPRSSFNAHVTGVAGNIVSIESDGPIMKNEVAYINVGEDRLKSEVLRVYGKVADMQVFEETQGVRIGDSVELTKHMLSAVLGPGLLGTIYDGLQNPLHQLAERDGFFLHRGSTVPALPVDTQWTFEPSCSEGDRLFAGDVIGTVPERRITHKIMVPFAEREEFELLWIGKGNYRIDETIARVRDRRGRERDLTMQQSWPVRRALPAGLLRQRLCERQFPTERLTTTTRLIDTFFPIARGGTACIPGPFGAGKTVLQGLIARYSDVDIVIVVACGERAGEVLETVTEFSTMEDPRSGGKLIDRTIIICNTSSMPVAAREASIYMGITLGEYYRQMGLNVLLIADSTSRWAQAMRETSGRLEEIPGEEAFPAYLDSSVKSVYERAGLLRTNDGSEGSLTMIGTVSPAGGNFEEPVTQSTLGAVKCFLGLSSERAYKRFYPAVDPLLSWSRYLDQLGPQLDRELDPRWTDSVKQMTELLHRGDSVYQMMQVTGEEGVTLDDFLDYQRATFLDMVFLQQDAFDPVDVSVSTERQKGSFQLLRRLINRSYEFTDKEQIREYFTRLTGLFKNLNYAEWNSQPYKQLWDQIHELEQTAISGQAKPAEDPAVST, from the coding sequence ATGCCACGCTCAAGTTTTAACGCCCACGTGACCGGCGTCGCCGGCAACATCGTATCGATCGAGTCCGACGGACCGATCATGAAAAACGAAGTCGCCTACATCAATGTCGGCGAGGACCGTTTGAAGTCCGAAGTACTGCGGGTCTACGGCAAAGTCGCGGACATGCAGGTCTTTGAGGAAACGCAAGGTGTTCGGATTGGAGACTCCGTCGAATTGACGAAGCATATGCTCTCGGCGGTGTTGGGACCCGGCCTGTTGGGAACCATTTACGACGGGCTGCAGAACCCATTGCATCAGTTGGCGGAACGCGATGGTTTTTTTCTGCATCGCGGTAGCACGGTGCCCGCCCTACCCGTGGATACACAGTGGACGTTTGAGCCGTCGTGTTCCGAAGGTGACCGACTGTTCGCCGGAGACGTGATTGGCACAGTGCCCGAACGTCGCATCACGCATAAAATCATGGTGCCGTTCGCCGAGCGGGAGGAATTCGAATTGTTGTGGATCGGCAAGGGCAACTATCGTATTGATGAAACGATCGCCCGGGTCCGCGATCGGCGGGGCCGCGAACGGGATCTGACGATGCAGCAATCTTGGCCTGTTCGCCGTGCTCTGCCCGCAGGTTTGCTGCGGCAACGACTGTGTGAACGTCAGTTCCCTACCGAGCGATTGACGACCACCACGCGGCTGATTGATACCTTCTTTCCGATTGCCCGCGGCGGTACAGCCTGTATTCCTGGCCCGTTCGGTGCCGGAAAAACTGTGTTGCAAGGATTGATTGCACGTTACTCCGACGTGGATATTGTGATCGTCGTAGCGTGCGGAGAACGGGCGGGCGAAGTTCTGGAGACGGTCACGGAGTTTTCCACCATGGAAGATCCCCGCAGCGGCGGAAAACTGATCGACCGTACAATAATTATCTGCAACACCTCATCGATGCCGGTCGCTGCGCGCGAGGCCTCGATCTACATGGGAATCACGCTGGGGGAATACTACCGTCAAATGGGTCTGAATGTGCTTCTGATTGCCGACTCGACGTCACGCTGGGCGCAAGCCATGCGAGAGACATCGGGCCGGCTAGAGGAAATCCCCGGTGAAGAGGCATTTCCCGCGTATCTGGATTCATCCGTCAAGAGTGTTTATGAACGAGCAGGATTGCTGCGGACCAACGACGGCAGCGAAGGCAGTCTCACCATGATCGGCACTGTATCGCCGGCAGGCGGCAATTTTGAGGAACCCGTGACCCAATCGACACTCGGGGCCGTGAAATGTTTTCTCGGCTTGTCATCGGAGCGGGCCTATAAGCGATTCTATCCCGCTGTCGATCCGCTGCTGTCATGGTCGCGGTACCTGGATCAACTCGGCCCTCAACTCGACCGCGAACTCGATCCCCGTTGGACGGACTCTGTAAAACAGATGACTGAACTCCTCCATCGTGGTGACAGCGTGTATCAGATGATGCAAGTCACTGGAGAAGAAGGAGTCACTCTCGACGATTTTCTGGACTACCAGCGGGCCACTTTTCTCGACATGGTTTTCTTGCAGCAAGATGCGTTCGATCCAGTGGATGTCTCCGTATCCACGGAGCGACAAAAGGGGTCGTTCCAACTCCTCCGCCGACTGATAAATCGAAGTTATGAGTTCACCGACAAGGAGCAGATCCGAGAGTACTTTACGCGACTGACCGGACTGTTTAAGAACCTGAATTACGCTGAGTGGAACTCTCAACCCTACAAACAACTTTGGGATCAAATTCATGAATTGGAGCAGACAGCGATTTCTGGCCAAGCGAAACCAGCCGAAGACCCGGCGGTGAGCACTTGA
- the hypA gene encoding hydrogenase maturation nickel metallochaperone HypA has product MHEISLVRSLLKQVERLCKQNDGTAVEQIEVEIGPLSGVEPLLVREAFEILSFGTGCAGSRFVIHEVPLKARCSDCQAEFELPSFVFVCSGCQSRAIQITSGNEFRLLNVTIQANQAANIPKPRGGGYETEHIA; this is encoded by the coding sequence ATGCATGAAATATCCCTCGTTCGGTCGCTTCTAAAACAGGTTGAGCGATTGTGCAAACAAAACGACGGTACGGCCGTTGAACAAATCGAAGTCGAGATCGGTCCGCTCAGCGGTGTGGAACCGTTATTGGTGCGAGAAGCGTTTGAGATCCTCTCATTCGGGACTGGCTGTGCCGGTTCGCGGTTTGTCATCCATGAAGTTCCGTTGAAAGCACGCTGTTCTGATTGTCAGGCGGAGTTTGAGTTGCCTTCATTTGTGTTCGTCTGTTCGGGATGCCAGTCCCGTGCAATCCAAATTACGAGTGGAAACGAATTCAGACTGTTGAACGTTACGATTCAGGCAAACCAAGCCGCCAACATCCCGAAACCGCGCGGCGGTGGCTACGAAACGGAGCATATCGCATGA
- a CDS encoding ATP synthase subunit C, protein MDTFWIMLGWAGIYGPTALGAIGSIVGCARAGQAACGAMIDVESGYGRLVGLSALPSSQIIYGIVVMFTLNRTPTVESAPGLFAVGILCGAALLFSAVFQGLCCASAITASKSKPEIFGLSAAPAAIVEGFAVFAFIFALVIAGGIPGANG, encoded by the coding sequence ATGGATACGTTCTGGATCATGTTGGGTTGGGCCGGGATCTACGGTCCCACGGCGTTGGGCGCTATCGGGAGCATCGTGGGCTGCGCCCGCGCCGGCCAGGCGGCCTGCGGCGCGATGATCGATGTGGAAAGCGGCTACGGAAGGTTGGTGGGATTGTCGGCTCTGCCGTCGTCGCAGATTATCTATGGGATCGTCGTTATGTTTACACTCAATCGGACGCCGACCGTCGAATCGGCCCCTGGCTTGTTCGCTGTGGGTATCCTCTGTGGAGCGGCTCTGTTATTCAGTGCGGTGTTCCAGGGGCTTTGCTGTGCTTCGGCGATCACCGCGAGCAAGAGCAAGCCGGAAATATTTGGCCTCTCGGCGGCTCCCGCCGCTATCGTGGAAGGCTTCGCCGTTTTTGCCTTTATCTTCGCGCTGGTCATTGCCGGTGGGATTCCCGGCGCTAACGGTTAA
- a CDS encoding DUF2764 family protein produces the protein MAYYTLIASLPHLPPHFDVPRPPITRLRLEQRLSMLRDDDAKTLQQLSDFLAWDRQPTDQTDEQVVRRYEQLRRRILHPLVWEIVEHRINLRTIVAALRRRRSGEGPPAGVGPLVEPIRRHWQEPQFGMRPRYPWIENFNEQMLVGNAVEAERILFECTWEFRRRMAANFTFSFEAVLLYLARWSIVDRWTSRSIEAGRARFDQLIEETLGDYATLKF, from the coding sequence GTGGCTTATTACACACTCATCGCCAGCCTGCCGCACCTGCCGCCTCATTTTGATGTGCCGCGCCCGCCCATCACGCGATTGCGGTTGGAGCAGCGGCTGTCGATGCTGCGTGACGACGATGCTAAAACTCTACAACAACTGTCGGACTTCCTCGCCTGGGACCGGCAACCCACGGACCAAACGGATGAACAGGTCGTCCGCCGCTACGAGCAACTGAGGCGGCGGATCCTCCACCCCCTGGTGTGGGAGATCGTGGAACACCGCATTAATTTACGAACCATCGTAGCCGCGTTACGTCGTCGCCGCAGCGGAGAGGGTCCGCCCGCGGGTGTGGGGCCGTTGGTTGAGCCAATCCGTCGTCATTGGCAGGAACCGCAGTTCGGTATGCGGCCACGCTATCCCTGGATCGAGAATTTCAATGAACAAATGCTGGTGGGAAACGCCGTCGAAGCCGAACGTATCTTGTTTGAGTGCACATGGGAATTTCGCCGCCGCATGGCAGCCAACTTCACATTTTCTTTCGAGGCGGTATTGCTCTACCTAGCGCGATGGTCCATTGTCGACCGCTGGACAAGCCGCAGCATCGAGGCCGGTCGGGCTCGTTTTGACCAATTGATCGAGGAGACTTTGGGTGACTATGCCACGCTCAAGTTTTAA
- a CDS encoding hydrogenase maturation protease yields the protein MSNTTKALFVGIGSPHGDDQIGWLIADRLAEDGSLPTSVAVKKAGIPLDLLDWLENLDCLHVCDAFQGAAMPGELRRWEWDVVSDVPTMTELFPDFIRLRCQGSHDFGLAAVLDLALRLHRLPHRIVVWAIAGDGFERGNSVSEKLKRALPTVTNSIQNELNHA from the coding sequence GTGAGCAACACGACGAAAGCCTTGTTTGTGGGCATTGGTAGCCCGCACGGCGATGACCAAATTGGCTGGCTGATTGCCGATCGGCTGGCTGAAGATGGAAGTCTGCCTACCAGCGTCGCCGTGAAAAAAGCAGGCATCCCATTGGATCTACTTGATTGGCTGGAAAACCTCGATTGCCTACATGTCTGCGACGCATTCCAGGGAGCAGCGATGCCTGGAGAACTCCGTCGCTGGGAATGGGATGTTGTGTCAGATGTGCCTACAATGACAGAACTATTTCCCGATTTTATACGGCTGCGTTGTCAGGGCAGCCACGACTTCGGCTTAGCGGCCGTGCTCGATCTCGCCTTGCGACTACATCGACTTCCTCATCGGATCGTCGTGTGGGCTATTGCCGGCGATGGCTTTGAACGAGGGAACTCTGTTTCGGAAAAATTGAAGCGGGCATTGCCGACGGTGACCAATTCGATTCAAAATGAACTCAATCATGCATGA
- the hypD gene encoding hydrogenase formation protein HypD, whose translation MKYVDEFRDPTTARQLVAEIRRTATQRWVLMEVCGGQTHGLLRHGIESELRDTVELIHGPGCPVCVTPIAAIDFAQELAMRDNVVVASFGDMLRVPGSRNSLLNVRGAGGHLKIVYSPLDAVTFAQQHPDQQVVFFAVGFETTAPATALAVLQAERLNLSNFSLLVSHVRVQPAMEELMDSPDNRVQAFLAAGHVCTITGFASYDAFVRRYKVPVVVTGFEPIDLLEGILECIRQLETGRKKVSNRYARSVSRAGNLSAQDVVTQVYEIDDRPWRGFGTIPCGGYSLRSEYRRFDAEKRFGHVSLHSQLPILGDEVCRAADVLAGRLRPTACPEFGTACTPESPLGAPMVSSEGACAAYYQYDSAGRAPSFSQTQSEKSTSASPSSSSSDVSTVETGASTK comes from the coding sequence GTGAAATACGTCGATGAATTTCGCGATCCCACAACTGCAAGGCAACTCGTCGCCGAAATCCGTAGAACGGCCACTCAACGATGGGTTTTGATGGAAGTTTGCGGCGGACAGACGCACGGTTTACTGCGGCACGGGATCGAATCGGAACTTCGCGATACGGTCGAATTGATTCATGGACCCGGTTGCCCCGTTTGCGTCACGCCGATAGCTGCGATTGATTTCGCACAGGAATTGGCGATGCGCGACAATGTGGTCGTTGCCAGTTTTGGCGATATGCTTCGCGTTCCAGGAAGTCGCAATTCACTGTTGAACGTGCGCGGCGCTGGTGGGCATTTGAAAATTGTGTATTCCCCTCTCGACGCGGTGACATTCGCGCAGCAACATCCCGATCAGCAGGTCGTTTTTTTTGCCGTAGGTTTTGAGACAACCGCTCCGGCGACAGCCCTGGCGGTTTTACAGGCGGAGCGGCTGAATCTGAGTAACTTCTCGCTGCTGGTTTCGCATGTCCGAGTCCAGCCGGCGATGGAAGAGTTAATGGATTCGCCCGATAATCGTGTGCAGGCATTTCTCGCGGCGGGCCATGTTTGCACGATTACCGGTTTTGCCTCTTACGATGCATTCGTGCGACGTTATAAGGTGCCGGTGGTCGTCACGGGATTTGAACCGATTGATCTGTTGGAGGGCATCCTCGAATGCATACGCCAACTTGAAACTGGACGTAAGAAGGTTTCAAATCGATACGCTCGTAGTGTCAGCCGCGCGGGAAATCTCTCTGCTCAAGACGTGGTTACCCAAGTCTACGAGATCGACGACCGCCCTTGGCGAGGTTTTGGGACGATCCCTTGCGGTGGCTACAGTCTCCGGTCGGAATATCGTCGATTCGATGCCGAGAAACGATTTGGCCATGTCTCTTTGCACTCACAACTTCCGATCCTTGGGGATGAAGTGTGCCGCGCTGCTGATGTTCTGGCGGGGCGTTTGCGGCCGACCGCATGTCCGGAGTTCGGGACAGCCTGTACGCCGGAGTCGCCACTGGGAGCACCGATGGTCTCATCCGAGGGGGCGTGTGCAGCCTATTACCAGTATGACTCTGCTGGGCGCGCACCATCTTTTAGCCAAACCCAATCCGAAAAAAGTACCTCTGCCTCTCCCAGCAGCAGCAGTTCGGACGTCTCCACAGTTGAGACAGGAGCCTCCACGAAATGA